The following are encoded together in the Thunnus maccoyii chromosome 18, fThuMac1.1, whole genome shotgun sequence genome:
- the ccndx gene encoding cyclin Dx — translation MERGMSVSLWCEEAEDDQSQTEAPAQGHIRGSSQLRAAWDPTVSGHRVIQRLLHVEERYMPSVLYITLIQRDPERREELTKWALEVCCECGCDEAVFPLSVSLMDRFLSASLSLPVSPYCLAAGCILIASKLTESDNVTADTLCAAAEYSFLPSDLREMERVILATLRWDTAAVTPQDFFPHFLASVEEWGDVDGSDSEELLCTLRRHSDTLAAMCVCDSRFLGAPPSLVAAASLNCALRGLGNKGPTQLSLMSEALAELCQTDLAVLQCYSEMIEYALQQRLRSGLQQGPLEKGEEVENERAGTPTDMREIDF, via the exons ATGGAAAGAGgcatgtctgtgtctctgtggtgtGAGGAAGCGGAGGACGACCAGAGTCAGACCGAGGCGCCGGCCCAGGGCCACATCAGGGGCTCGTCTCAGCTGCGAGCCGCCTGGGACCCCACCGTGTCGGGGCATCGTGTAATCCAGAGGCTGCTTCACGTGGAGGAGAGGTACATGCCCTCCGTGCTCTACATCACCCTCATCCAGCGGGATCCGGAGCGCAGGGAGGAGCTCACCAAATGGGCCCTGGAG GTGTGCTGTGAGTGCGGCTGTGATGAGGCAGTGTtccccctgtctgtctctctgatggATAGGTTCCTGTCCGCCTCTCTGTCCCTGCCCGTCTCACCTTACTGCCTGGCTGCCGGCTGCATCCTCATCGCCTCGAAACTCACTGAGAGCGACAACGTCACGGCCGACACTCTCTGCGCTGCGGCCGAATACAGCTTCCTGCCTTCTGACCTGCGG GAAATGGAGCGTGTCATCCTCGCCACCCTGCGGTGGGACACAGCAGCGGTGACTCCACAGGACTTCTTCCCACACTTTCTCGCCTCCGTGGAGGAGTGGGGAGACGTAGACGGCAGCGACTCCGAGGAGCTGCTCTGCACCCTGCGGAGGCACAGCGACACTCTGGCCgccatgtgtgtctgtgactcCCGTTTTCTGGGAGCGCCGCCGTCACTTGTCGCTGCAGCTTCCCTGAACTGTGCCCTGAGAGGTCTGGGCAACAAGGGCCCCACTCAGCTTTCTCTTATGAGTGAAGCGCTGGCAGAGCTGTGCCAAACTGACCTG GCGGTGCTGCAGTGCTACAGCGAGATGATCGAATACGCCCTCCAACAGCGGCTGAGGAGCGGGCTCCAGCAGGGGCCCCTGGAGAAAGGTGAAGAGGTGGAAAACGAAAGGGCCGGGACGCCCACCGACATGAGAGAGATTGATTTCTAA
- the nucb1 gene encoding nucleobindin-1 produces the protein MNLKPGRLLLLLSVCAGVWSVPIDRNGGNQEAKEEVPEESVDTGLYYDRYLREVIEVLETDPHFREKLQTANTEDIKNGRLSKELDLVSHNVRTRLDELKRQEVSRLRMLLKAKLDSTNTQSLQMDHASLLKQFEHLDPHNQNTFEAKDLELLISTATKDLENYDAERHEEFKRYEMLKEHERREYLKGLDQEKREKEEKRMQELKEKHRQHPKVNAPGSVAQLREVWEETDGLDPQEFNPKTFFKLHDTNEDGVLDEQELEALFTKELEKVYNPKNEEDDMMEMEEERLRMREHVMKNVDTNKDRLVSLEEFLKSTEKREFNNPKEWETLDTVPVYSEEELQRFEAELRDKEEELKRKAETLRQEQELLKERGKALEAQRREYQQAVLEMSQRQKEPQAADGQPPAGPNGELQFQPEAQKLEDKEAKAPADHGAPVQNNLPAEPPQNLPIHT, from the exons ATGAACTTGAAACCAggccggctgctgctgcttctatCCGTCTGTGCCGGCGTCTGGTCAGTGCCTATTGATCGCAATGGAGGCAACCAAGAAGCTAAAGAGGAAGTCCCAGAGGAGAGCGTG GACACTGGCCTTTACTACGACAGATACCTCCGAGAGGTGATCGAGGTTTTGGAGACCGACCCTCACTTCAGAGAGAAACTACAGACGGCAAACACGGAGGACATCAAG AACGGGCGTCTCAGTAAAGAGTTGGACCTGGTCAGTCACAACGTCAGGACCCGTCTGGATGAACTGAAGCGGCAGGAAGTTTCTCGCCTCAGGATGCTGCTCAAAGCCAAACTGGACAGCACCAACACACAGA GCCTGCAGATGGACCACGCCTCCCTGCTGAAACAGTTCGAACATCTGGATCCGCACAATCAAAACACCTTTGAGGCCAAAGATCTGGAGCTGCTAATCTCAACG GCCACCAAGGACCTGGAGAACTACGACGCCGAGAGACACGAGGAGTTCAAGCGCTACGAGATGCTGAAGGAGCACGAGAGACGGGAGTACCTGAAGGGCCTGGATcaggagaagagggagaaagaggagaaaaggatGCAGGAGCTGAAGGAGAAACACCGCCAGCACCCCAAAGTCAACGCTCCG GGTAGCGTCGCTCAGCTGCGGGAAGTGTGGGAGGAGACAGACGGACTGGATCCACAAGAGTTCAACcctaaaaccttttttaaacTACATG ATACTAATGAAGATGGTGTTTTAGATGAGCAGGAATTGGAAGCTCTGTTCACTAAAGAG CTGGAGAAAGTCTACAACCCAAAGAACGAGGAAGACGATATGatggagatggaggaagagaggctGAGGATGAGGGAACACGTCATGAAGAAC GTGGATACAAATAAAGACCGTCTCGTCAGCCTGGAGGAGTTCCTCAAATCCACCGAGAAGAGGGAGTTCAATAATCCCAAAGAGTGGGAG ACTCTGGACACCGTGCCGGTGTACTCGGAGGAGGAGCTCCAGCGGTTCGAGGCTGAACTCAGGGACaaagaggaggagctgaagaggaaGGCCGAGACTCTTCGTCAGGAGCAGGAGCTGCTGAAGGAGAGAGGCAAAGCTCTGGAGGCCCAGAGGAGAGAGTACCAGCAG GCGGTGTTAGAGATGTCGCAGAGACAGAAGGAGCCGCAGGCAGCAGATGGGCAGCCTCCCGCGGGTCCCAACGGAGAACTACAGTTTCAACCAGAGGCACAGAAACTAGAAGATAAAG AGGCAAAAGCTCCAGCTGACCATGGAGCTCCAGTTCAAAATAATCTGCCTGCGGAGCCTCCACAGAATCTGCCAATACACACTTAA